ATGAAAACAAACAGAAAAGTTCAGGATAAAAAAGCGTTAAACGAAATGCAGTATAAAGTAACTCAGGAAAACGGAACCGAACCTCCGTTTAAAAATGAGTTCTGGGACCATTTTGAAGATGGAATCTACGTGGATATCGTGTCAGGAGAGCCTTTGTTCAATTCAAGAGACAAGTATGATGCAGGGTGCGGATGGCCAAGCTTCACAAAGCCGATTGATAAGTCCCAGGTAACTGAGCATTCGGACTTTTCACATGGAATGCGTCGTACGGAAGTAAGGAGTGAAGAGGGGGATTCCCACCTCGGCCATGTGTTTACGGACGGGCCGAAACCCGGCGGACTCCGCTATTGTATCAATTCTGCAGCTCTTCGTTTTATTCCATACAGCGAGCTTGAAAAAGAAGGCTACGGGGAATACAAAACATTATTCGACAAATAGACTTTGATGTCTTATGAAACGAAAAAGTTGACGCCAATTATTCTTATGGCGTCAACTTTTTTTGTTTCCTTTAATCCCGGCGGAAGCGATTGAGAGTCTGTATAACTTCTTCTTTTCTTGGAAGGGCAAGATCTCCCGGGTGCTGCCCTTTGAAGGGCGAAAGGAATTCAAGTCCCGAATGGTTAATTTCAGTATAGATCTCGTCAATGGCTTCCATAATTGTGCTGTCTTTACTGCTTCCTTTTGTTAAATGTTTTATTATCAGGGCAATGGTCCTTGTCTGGCTGGTATCCGCCAGCTGTTCGATAGCAGATAAATCAATCATATGACGGGAGAACAGGATCGTATTCTTTCCTTTTGCCTCTACTTTCTCTTTTCGATCCAGTTTCTTTTTGAAATTGTCTCTGTCCAGTATTCTCATTTTGGGAACAGACAGGGTTACGGCTGTTTTCTTTCGGTGATTTTTTATTTCAGAAGCAATTTGCTTTACTTCTGCTCTTTTATCGTAAGGTCGGTATTCATTCATTACTATGACGTGGTCAGAAGCTTCGAAATAGTCCCCTGAACCCCCTATAGCCATGACCGTTGAAACATCCTGGTCCTTAAAGAGACTTTCTACATAATCAACAAAAGGGGTAATCGGTTCCTCAGAAACCAGCTTTTGCATTCTCGCATCACGAATCATAAAATTTGTAGCACTAGTATCTTCGTCCATTAAAATAAGCTTGGATCTCATTTCCAGAGCTTCCATTATGGAAGCTGCCTGGGAGGTGCTTCCGCTTGCATCCAATGTTGAAAAAGAGCGCGTATCTTTTTCAAAAGGGAGATTGGAAATAAACGGGGAAATATCTACTCCATGAATGGACCTGCCGTCTTCAGCTTTAATTTTCACTGCACTCTGATCAGTAATGACATACTCCCGGCCGTCTCCCGGAGCATGATTATACACACCGCGTTCAATGGCATGAAGGAGGGTACTCTTTCCGTGATAACCTCCCCCGGCTATGAGGGTAAGACCTTTTGGCAGGGCAAAACCGGTAACTGTCTTTTCTTTAGAAAGCTGAATGGTTTTTTCATAAGCGGCCGGGGACTGAAAGGATACGGCCTTACTTAACGGCTTATTACTCACACCGCTTTCTCTTGGAAGAACAGCCCCGTTGGCTATAAAGCAGATGAACTCATTTTCCTTAATATAATTTCGGATCAATTGCTGATCGTCAGATAATTCAATGTGTGATTTTACTGCTTCTTTTGAAAAATGGGTAAGAGCTTTTCTTGTTATGTCAGGTACAATCTCACCCAGCAGCTTACCGGTATCATGTCCTCTGATACGCCTTCCGTTTGCAGGCAGGCCGATACTGAGACGAATTTCGATATGTTTTTCAGTGACTTTTACAGCTGTTCGTTTCAGGACTTCCTGACCCGGGGCATCGATGGCAATCATCCCGCCTTTACCGGTTCCCATTCGTGAAACTGCACGTTTCTTAATCTGAAGATTGACCTCCCTGGCAAAAAAATCTTCGAAAGCTGACTTACGAGAGGCGGAATCTATAAGCTCTTCTGGAAGGTTTGTGTATGTGAACGGGAAAGCCACTCTGATTTTTGACGGAGCAGCAAAGGGATCTCCCTGAATATAGTCCATATATAGTGAAAAGACGTCTCCGTCATATTTTCCCTGAATGGTTTTGAGTAATTTATAGCTTTTTCCATCCAGTTCTTTCACCTTCTGTATGAGTCGTTTCATATCAATTTCCCCCAATACGTTGATTTCGTGCGTAATGATAGCTGTACTGTTATTAAAACATACGACAGGATCTGAAACAAAAAGGGGAGAAGGAAGAATAATTATCCAGTACCAGGGGGACATTAGGGTTGAAAAAAAGGCTGTTTTCGTAAAAATTGTTTCTCTTACTGAAAAAGGCAATGAAGTCGAAGCCCCTTAGACGCCTTGGTACTTGGTATTGGGGTGCCAGGCAAGACCTTGCAGAGCATAGCTCAAGGATTGCCGCAACCGTCACGGAAAGCGGAGGGTCGCAGGTTGCATCTTCATTATCTGTGAAGTGAAAATAGCAACAATCAATCTGAAAACAGCGAAAAAAACTATAAGGAGAATGAAAAATGAGAA
This DNA window, taken from Alteribacter keqinensis, encodes the following:
- the msrB gene encoding peptide-methionine (R)-S-oxide reductase MsrB, producing the protein MKTNRKVQDKKALNEMQYKVTQENGTEPPFKNEFWDHFEDGIYVDIVSGEPLFNSRDKYDAGCGWPSFTKPIDKSQVTEHSDFSHGMRRTEVRSEEGDSHLGHVFTDGPKPGGLRYCINSAALRFIPYSELEKEGYGEYKTLFDK
- a CDS encoding ABC-ATPase domain-containing protein produces the protein MKRLIQKVKELDGKSYKLLKTIQGKYDGDVFSLYMDYIQGDPFAAPSKIRVAFPFTYTNLPEELIDSASRKSAFEDFFAREVNLQIKKRAVSRMGTGKGGMIAIDAPGQEVLKRTAVKVTEKHIEIRLSIGLPANGRRIRGHDTGKLLGEIVPDITRKALTHFSKEAVKSHIELSDDQQLIRNYIKENEFICFIANGAVLPRESGVSNKPLSKAVSFQSPAAYEKTIQLSKEKTVTGFALPKGLTLIAGGGYHGKSTLLHAIERGVYNHAPGDGREYVITDQSAVKIKAEDGRSIHGVDISPFISNLPFEKDTRSFSTLDASGSTSQAASIMEALEMRSKLILMDEDTSATNFMIRDARMQKLVSEEPITPFVDYVESLFKDQDVSTVMAIGGSGDYFEASDHVIVMNEYRPYDKRAEVKQIASEIKNHRKKTAVTLSVPKMRILDRDNFKKKLDRKEKVEAKGKNTILFSRHMIDLSAIEQLADTSQTRTIALIIKHLTKGSSKDSTIMEAIDEIYTEINHSGLEFLSPFKGQHPGDLALPRKEEVIQTLNRFRRD